From Toxorhynchites rutilus septentrionalis strain SRP chromosome 2, ASM2978413v1, whole genome shotgun sequence, a single genomic window includes:
- the LOC129769549 gene encoding eukaryotic translation initiation factor eIF1, which yields MSIQNLNTFDPFADAIKGADDDVQDGLVHIRIQQRNGRKTLTTVQGLSAEYDLKKIVRACKKEFACNGTVIEHPEYGEVLQLQGDQRENICQWLTKSGLAKPDQLKVHGF from the exons ATGTCCATCCAGAATCTAAATACATTCG ACCCATTTGCGGATGCAATAAAGGGTGCTGATGATGATGTACAAGACGGACTCGTGCACATAAGAATCCAACAAAGAAATGGTCGCAAAACGTTAACCACTGTCCAGGGACTTTCGGCGGAGTATGACCTGAAGAAGATTGTGCGAGCATGTAAGAAG GAATTCGCATGCAATGGCACTGTAATTGAGCACCCCGAGTACGGCGAGGTCCTCCAGCTGCAGGGCGATCAGCGTGAAAACATTTGCCAGTGGCTGACCAAGTCGGGCCTCGCTAAGCCTGACCAGCTGAAGGTGCACGGTTTCTAA
- the LOC129766618 gene encoding uncharacterized protein LOC129766618: protein MGIFVVPKQGQKHEIQSYVVRIYRHNLIKDGGIIKRKLREKLFEEIKLRRNTRVKMDELGWVLMNHDLITRNEPIQQHANGNRPNHFKLNMERLRNLLEQQEQNNHAELTSKKQNKFLRMLDAILQNDKVLKEIKEMVVTNRLISEIRYVTTVERMLKHNLDPSVRCCFVCREYFRTADEFMAHLMSVIVAAAMEMT, encoded by the exons ATGGGAATATTTGTGGTTCCAAAACAAG GGCAAAAGCATGAAATACAATCGTACGTGGTACGAATTTATCGGCACAATCTGATCAAGGACGGAGGCATCATAAAACGGAAACTACGCGAGAAACTTTTCGAAGAGATAAAACTGCGCCGCAACACTCGTGTCAAAATGGACGAGTTGGGCTGGGTGCTGATGAACCACGATTTGATAACACGTAATGAGCCAATCCAACAGCATGCCAATGGTAATCGACCAAATCATTTTAAATTGAACATGGAGCGGTTGCGAAACCTACTGGAGCAGCAAGAACAGAACAATCACGCTG agttgacttccaaaaagcaaaacaaattcctgcgtatgctggatgcaattttacaaaacgacaAAGTTTTGAAGGAAATTAAAGAGATGGTAGTGACGAATCGACTTATATCGGAAATTCGTTATGTGACTACGGTGGAACGTATGCTGAAACACAATTTGGACCCCTCTGTGCGCTGCTGTTTTGTATGCCGAGAGTATTTCCGCACTGCCGATGA GTTCATGGCGCATTTGATGTCGGTCATCGTAGCTGCTGCTATGGAAATGACGTGA